In one Cercospora beticola chromosome 1, complete sequence genomic region, the following are encoded:
- a CDS encoding uncharacterized protein (antiSMASH:Cluster_3~BUSCO:EOG09260K5F): MNDPPPIENPTLRLAELLRNPDDLDKLPSLRQEFTRKKSTIDAQLKHGLSEQLQITQQGMSSIQTGQHTVQLIKEEMMKIDKLCAEAQGMIEDFPEINKMSIMQRNFAAVEDMKEKIKSFGRELQVLEELLREDDDDLETQPNLLAIHAGLSELRDVRDRAMDQVKGHAEGESGLELIENLPLESGVTLRDHFTKLDDVVEWFDEHVGQACINLIGLVQAGNNGLVVRLGLVIEEEEKKDRQTKALQDAQREFQDVAQRFKSINVGQRELRGYKKKFLQAIEYSAAAQFDQVKQAFDEDPEKLEKACRWYFNDLNTVKLGMQDLMPKKWKIFKTYCNIYHNLMHDFLVARLDDSNITPVHMLAILNWVEKYYSKMARLGIKQEELKPHVIDERETELVRDYRNLITKAVEQWMDRMATSDRRTFVSREEGSLDQDANEHLHTKTLGDMWTMLREQLSVAESSGRPDVVEGVVDAMMRALRERQQMWQRLIDDEFRKIENAPDPTALEGVGTFQEWLVAIANDQIANIDEDSGSVSFLTRFKQDYEPLVSPAYAVTSTADHESLINGYVDLATHCMSIFAAVIFATDIRPVLTEFFTPVWYGKKTMASITTTFEDYLKDFTGILHPSLQDIFVEELSDALLVRYLSSVRNKGVKFRRSDPFTEKIKEDVVTVFNFFNQHPDIFEVIKDKWRVISSFGDLLSAEKGPGVVRAFENMKNSYWDVQIGWVEAVLRSRDDYGRDMLSGVKSAAAAWNGERGVETVMSKVK; the protein is encoded by the coding sequence ATGAACGACCCGCCGCCTATCGAGAACCCAACACTACGCCTGGCTGAGCTGTTGCGCAATCCCGACGATTTGGACAAGCTACCCTCATTACGACAAGAGTTCACGCGCAAGAAGTCGACCATCGACGCCCAGCTCAAGCATGGCCTCTCCGAGCAGCTCCAGATCACCCAGCAGGGCATGTCGTCGATTCAGACAGGCCAGCACACCGTGCAGCTTATAAAAgaggagatgatgaagattgaCAAGCTTTGCGCCGAAGCTCAGGGCATGATTGAAGACTTTCCCGAGATCAACAAGATGAGCATCATGCAGCGCAACTTCGCCGCAGTGGAGGacatgaaggagaagatcaagTCGTTTGGCAGAGAGTTGCAGGTGCTGGAAGAGCTGTTGcgagaggatgatgacgatctGGAAACACAGCCGAATCTGCTAGCCATTCACGCCGGTCTGTCCGAGCTGAGGGACGTGAGGGATCGTGCCATGGATCAAGTCAAGGGACATGCCGAGGGAGAGTCGGGACTGGAACTGATCGAGAATTTGCCTCTGGAGAGCGGCGTCACCTTGAGAGACCACTTCACGAAGCTGGACGATGTGGTAGAGTGGTTCGATGAGCATGTGGGACAGGCTTGCATCAATCTCATTGGACTTGTGCAGGCAGGCAATAATGGACTGGTTGTGAGACTGGGACTTGTtatcgaggaagaggagaagaaagatcGACAGACAAAGGCTTTACAAGACGCGCAAAGAGAGTTCCAAGATGTGGCGCAAAGATTCAAGAGCATCAATGTGGGACAGAGAGAGCTTCGAGGCTACAAGAAGAAGTTCTTACAGGCCATCGAATACAGTGCAGCCGCACAATTCGACCAAGTCAAGCAGGCCTTTGATGAGGATCCAGAAAAGCTCGAAAAGGCGTGCAGATGGTACTTTAACGACCTGAACACAGTCAAGCTGGGAATGCAGGACCTTATGccgaagaagtggaagatcTTCAAAACGTATTGCAACATCTACCATAACCTTATGCACGATTTTCTCGTGGCACGTTTAGACGACAGCAACATCACACCTGTGCACATGCTCGCGATTCTCAATTGGGTggagaagtactatagcaAGATGGCCCGTCTGGGGATCAAGCAAGAGGAGCTCAAGCCTCACGTCATCGACGAACGTGAGACGGAGCTGGTGCGAGACTACCGTAATCTCATCACGAAGGCCGTCGAGCAATGGATGGATCGCATGGCAACATCCGATCGACGCACGTTCGTCTCTAGGGAAGAGGGCAGCTTGGATCAGGACGCCAATGAACACCTCCATACGAAGACGTTGGGAGACATGTGGACTATGCTGCGCGAGCAGCTATCGGTCGCAGAGTCATCCGGTCGCCCAGATGTTGTGGAGGGCGTGGTGGATGCCATGATGCGGGCTCTGCGGGAGAGACAGCAAATGTGGCAAAGGCTTATCGACGACGAATTCCGCAAGATCGAGAATGCGCCAGACCCCACAGCTCTTGAGGGAGTTGGTACATTCCAAGAATGGCTCGTGGCCATCGCCAACGATCAAATCGCCAACATCGACGAGGACTCTGGCAGTGTCTCGTTCTTGACACGATTCAAGCAGGACTATGAGCCTCTGGTCAGTCCGGCATATGCTGTGACAAGCACCGCTGACCACGAGTCTTTGATCAATGGATACGTCGATTTGGCTACGCATTGCATGTCGATATTCGCAGCAGTCATCTTCGCGACAGATATCAGACCAGTGCTGACCGAGTTTTTCACACCTGTATGGTATGGAAAGAAGACCATGGCATCCATCACCACAACCTTCGAAGATTACCTCAAAGATTTTACTGGAATTCTGCATCCTTCACTTCAGGACATCTTCGTCGAGGAGCTCTCGGATGCTCTCCTTGTGCGCTATCTGTCCAGTGTGCGAAACAAGGGTGTCAAGTTCAGACGATCCGATCCGTTCAccgagaagatcaaggaggaTGTTGTTACTGTCTTTAACTTCTTCAATCAACATCCTGACATCTTCGAAGTGATCAAGGACAAATGGAGAGTCATATCTTCATTTGGAGATTTGTTGAGTGCGGAGAAGGGGCCTGGTGTCGTGAGAGCGTTCGAAAACATGAAGAACTCATATTGGGATGTGCAGATTGGCTGGGTTGAGGCTGTCTTGAGGAGTAGAGATGATTATGGCAGAGATATGCTGAGCGGGGTGAAGAGCGCGGCCGCTGCGTGGAACGGCGAGAGAGGAGTGGAAACGGTTATGAGCAAGGTCAAATGA
- a CDS encoding uncharacterized protein (antiSMASH:Cluster_3) — protein MGKDKTEAEIAAKKEKKEKKRKHEEVDADAAPTPKKEKKSKKSRKSEGVDESVMDIDNTEVSVVAPKEEQSDGKALSVVGIAALVPFANPLASEKDQKKVLKSVKKAAKSKALKRGVKECVKSIRKSPVATPTSLNPANLPSGIVILAADISPMDVISHIPVLCEDHGIPYIYVPSRAELGAAGSTKRPTSVVMLTPNTGKGATESADEWKEAYADLNKLARKLAAEVKV, from the exons ATGGGCAAGGATAAGACAGAGGCCGAAATCGCGgccaagaaagagaagaaggagaagaagcgcaagcacGAAGAGGTCGACGCCGATGCAGCGCCTACGccaaagaaagagaagaaatcgAAGAAGTCGCGCAAGAGCGAAGGCGTAGACGAATCAGTAATGGACATCGACAACACCGAAGTCTCTGTCGTCGCGCCCAAGGAGGAGCAATCAGACGGCAAAGCACTCTCTGTCGTCGGCATCGCAGCTCTCGTCCCCTTCGCAAACCCACTAGCCAGCGAAAAAGACCAGAAAAAAGTTCTCAAATCCGTAAAGAAGG CTGCCAAATCCAAAGCCCTAAAGCGCGGCGTAAAAGAATGCGTCAAATCGATTCGCAAATCCCCCGTCGCAACACCCACATCCCTCAACCCGGCCAATTTACCTTCCGGAATCGTCATTCTGGCCGCGGATATCAGCCCCATGGATGTGATTTCGCATATTCCAGTGCTGTGCGAAGATCACGGAATTCCGTACATTTACGTCCCATCGCGAGCGGAGTTGGGTGCTGCGGGGTCTACGAAGCGACCGACGAGTgtggtgatgttgacgcCGAATACTGGAAAGGGCGCAACGGAGAGCGCGGATGAGTGGAAAGAGGCTTATGCGGATTTGAACAAGCTGGCGAGGAAGTTGGCCGCGGAGGTCAAGGTCTAG
- a CDS encoding mitochondrial 54S ribosomal protein uL30m (antiSMASH:Cluster_3) — protein sequence MAYFRITLLRSAIGLPRKTSGVLHALGLKKRMTTVYHPVSQSVAGQIFAVKELVDVAEVEKPLTTSEMKELRRPDPGFWVESRARDARGAN from the coding sequence ATGGCATATTTCCGCATTACACTCCTCCGATCAGCCATCGGTCTGCCCAGAAAGACATCAGGAGTGCTGCACGCGCTCGGCCTCAAGAAGCGCATGACCACCGTCTACCACCCGGTCTCACAATCCGTCGCTGGCCAAATTTTCGCAGTCAAAGAACTCGTCGATGTCGCAGAAGTCGAAAAGCCACTCACAACGTCGGAGATGAAGGAATTAAGGAGACCTGATCCTGGATTCTGGGTAGAGAGCAGAGCGAGAGATGCGAGGGGAGCAAATTGA
- a CDS encoding uncharacterized protein (SMCOG1106:major facilitator transporter~antiSMASH:Cluster_3), with product MAEEAVGLQRASSGARRSSSESSLSDKDHEKHNDFGTDVRHPNHDPNHGAIPERPLTKVHTHEPYPVDVVNLPYRTLTAEAGDRMREYTEETATGLQPVISIKRTKTGEAKPQEYSLVTFVENDPDNPKNWSKAYKWYCTMVVAITCFAVAFNSAVITADLVGPAETFGVSEEVSLLTITLFVVGFGVGPMAFAPMSEILGRRIMYASTLLVAVIFIIPCAVAKNIGTLLVCRAIDGIAFSAPMTLVGGTLADFWRNEERGVPMAAFSAAPFIGPAIGPLIGGFTADHLGWRWLYWLQLILSGACYILITFTVPETYAPTILARRAKKLRKETGNDSYVTEVDLDLRPLSERLRVFLLRPFQLLFQELIVMFISLYMSVLYGLLYMFFLAYPIVFQEGKGYSASITGLMFIPLAIGVVMSAFFSPWVNKHYLKQVKKYNGKPPAEVRLIPMMYSCWFIPVGLFIFAWTSYPRLTWFAPAFGGWFVGFGFIFLYNSANNYLVDTYQHQAASALAAKTFLRSLWGAAVVLFTIQMYHRLGDQWASTLLAFIGLACCAIPYVFYYKGAAIRRFSKFAYAGDEESNTTGVQ from the exons atggcagaagaagcagtcgGACTACAACGTGCTTCCTCAGGAGCTCGCAGATCTTCGAGCGAATCCTCCTTGAGCGACAAGGACCACGAAAAGCACAACGACTTCGGAACCGACGTTCGCCACCCCAATCACGATCCGAATCATGGAGCGATACCAGAGAGACCTCTTACCAAGGTCCACACGCACGAACCTTATCCCGTCGACGTTGTCAATCTCCCTTATCGAACGCTTACCGCCGAAGCTGGCGATCGGATGCGCGAGTATACGGAGGAAACAGCGACCGGTCTCCAACCTGTCATCTCAATTAAACGAACCAAGACCGGTGAAGCGAAGCCCCAAGAGTACTCTCTCGTCACATTTGTCGAAAATGATCCCGACAATCCGAAGAACTGGTCAAAGGCCTATAAATGGTATTGTACCATGGTCGTTGCAATCACCTGCTTCGCCGTGGCCTTCAATAGTGCTGTGATCACTGCAGACCTGGTCGGACCAGCCGAGACATTTGGCGTCAGCGAAGAAGTCAGTCTGTTGACTATCACGCTCTTCGTTGTTGGTTTTGGTGTTGGACCTATGGCTTTTGCTCCCATGAGCGAGATTCTTGGCAGGAGAATCATGTACGCGAGCACGCTGCTGGTCGCTGTGATCTTCATCATTCCTTGCGCAGTCGCGAAGAACATTGGAACTTTGCTGGTGTGTCGAGCGATCGATGGTATTGCATTTTCTGCTCCGATGACTCTGGTCGGAGGCACACTAGCAGATTTCTGGAGGAATGAAGAGAGAGGAGTTCCCATGGCTGCATTCAGTGCTGCACCATTCATCGGCCCTGCTATTGGACCACTAATTGGAGGCTTCACAGCTGATCATTTGGGCTGGAGATGGCTTTACTGGCTCCAGTTGATCTTGTCTGGAGCATGCTACATCTTGATCACCTTCACCGTACCGGAGACTTACGCACCAACTATCCTCGCCCGACGAGCTAAGAAACTGAGAAAAGAGACTGGGAACGACTCATACGTGACCGAAGTGGACCTGGACCTACGACCACTCAGCGAGAGACTACGAGTCTTCTTGTTGAGACCATTTCAATTGCTCTTCCAAGAGCTGATTGTCATGTTCATCTCGCTCTACATGTCTGTCCTCTATGGATTGCTCTATATGTTCTTTCTAGCATATCCAATTGTCTTCCAGGAGGGGAAAGGATACTCTGCATCTATCACTGGCTTGATGTTCATTCCTTTGGCGATTGGAGTTGTGATGAGTGCTTTCTTCTCGCCTTGGGTGAATAAGCACTACCTCAAGCAGGTTAAGAAGTATAACGGGAAGCCTCCGGCTGAGGTTCGCTTGATTCCGATGATGTATTCGTGTTGGTTTATTCCAGTCG GGCTGTTCATCTTCGCCTGGACATCATATCCACGCCTGACCTGGTTTGCTCCTGCTTTTGGAGGTTGGTTTGTTGGCTTCGGATTTATCTTCCTTTACAACAGCGCCAACAACTATTTGGTCGACACTTATCAGCACCAAGCAGCAAGTGCTCTTGCCGCAAAGACCTTCCTCAGATCACTCTGGGGCGCGGCTGTCGTACTGTTCACCATCCAGATGTACCACCGACTTGGCGACCAATGGGCTTCAACCCTTTTGGCATTCATCGGGCTGGCGTGCTGCGCCATTCCGTACGTGTTCTATTACAAGGGAGCAGCGATTCGAAGATTCTCCAAGTTCGCGTATGCCGGTGATGAGGAGAGCAACACCACAGGCGTACAGTAA
- a CDS encoding uncharacterized protein (antiSMASH:Cluster_3), translated as MILKLSLWTAAVAATTSCSSPGQSHDELHNDLTEAFASRQYFYIGGQYINYTLPTSNTTSRYMVGQIYVEHLIPPKTTKSNPVVLIHGNAQSGTNFLNTPDGREGWASHLLRTGYEVYITDQAARGRSPYLPGHDGDLTAFSTQQIESQFTAPEKRDPLPYPQAAGHTQWPGEGTVGDPIFDDFYASQVPALINGTIQASYNNASYTALLQRIGRPSFVFTHSQSGPWGFQLADTVPHLVQGLVSMEPQGPPFQNWIGSPFAQGYTTTGGARRYGLTNLPLHYDPPLEDDDASLLRTEVVPARNSNSSDCTRQAEPARQLAHLSHVAHLVLTGEASYHDVYDYCTVNYMRQAGLEVDFVSLGDVGIHGNGHFLFLEKNSLEILENVVLPWLEAQTKL; from the exons ATGATCCTAAAGCTCTCCCTCTGGACTGCAGCAGttgcagcaacaacatcatgTTCTTCTCCCGGCCAATCTCATGATGAGCTTCATAATGATCTTACAGAGGCTTTTGCAAGCAGACAATACTTCTACATCGGAGGACAATATATCAATTATACCTTACCAACATCGAACACCACAAGCCGCTACATGGTCGGCCAGATCTATGTCGAACACCTTATCCCTCCCAAAACCACCAAGTCCAACCCAGTCGTATTGATACACGGCAATGCTCAGTCAGGCACAAACTTTCTGAATACCCCAGACGGGCGTGAAGGCTGGGCATCGCATCTGCTCCGCACAGGCTATGAGGTCTACATCACAGACCAAGCAGCTCGAGGAAGGTCACCATACCTACCTGGCCATGATGGGGACTTGACGGCCTTTTCCACACAGCAAATCGAATCGCAATTCACCGCACCAGAGAAGCGAGATCCACTTCCTTATCCTCAAGCAGCAGGGCATACTCAATGGCCGGGCGAAG GCACAGTTGGCGACCCCATTTTTGACGACTTCTACGCGTCTCAGGTCCCAGCTCTGATCAACGGCACTATCCAGGCATCCTACAACAATGCTTCATACACTGCGCTCCTCCAAAGGATAGGAAGGCCTAGCTTCGTCTTTACACACTCTCAATCAGGCCCTTGGGGATTCCAGCTCGCAGATACCGTTCCTCATCTTGTCCAAGGTCTCGTGAGCATGGAGCCGCAAGGACCTCCTTTCCAGAATTGGATAGGTTCACCATTTGCACAAGGCTACACTACTACTGGTGGTGCCCGGCGTTATGGCCTCACTAATCTACCACTACATTATGATCCACCGcttgaggatgacgatgcaaGTCTCTTGCGGACAGAGGTCGTGCCTGCAAGGAACTCGAACTCTTCAGACTGTACAAGACAAGCCGAGCCGGCGAGACAGCTGGCTCATCTGTCACACGTGGCACATCTAGTCTTAACTGGTGAGGCGAGCTATCATGACGTGTATGATTACTGTACAGTAAATTACATGAGGCAGGCAGGATTGGAAGTAGATTTTGTCTCCCTCGGCGACGTAGGAATCCACGGCAACGGACATTTCCTGTTCTTGGAAAAGAACAGCCTTGAGATTTTGGAGAATGTGGTGTTGCCATGGCTTGAGGCACAGACCAAGTTATAG
- the GGS1 gene encoding geranylgeranyl diphosphate synthase 1 (antiSMASH:Cluster_3~SMCOG1182:Polyprenyl synthetase) yields MPMTAGLGGLRATTPTYNTTPSASSTDIPNGTTPTKKYSLFPSVALRESPPFTTPPAANKTRSDSLSRADGRSSRFVEQMNSTSTFLSLESPSPPSSSHAINPATIPTRTSSNRAASNGNHSNDRERKLSKKHRSQYSLGSVPESRRYPEVDERVWMSQGRNYGHKAGTSTASRDFSRDNQSPPTVIGADLIDGSGSSWSQEKENILKGPYAYLESHPGKDIRSQLISAFNEWLQVPASSLAVITRAVALLHTASLLIDDVEDNSQLRRGIPVAHSIFGTAQTINSANYVYFCALQELMTLNNPLVIQIYTGELLNLHRGQGMDLFWRDTLTCPTEDDYLEMVGNKTGGLFRLAIKLMCAESPSHNYNPNPDLPHQPADYVPLVNTIGLLFQILDDYRNLSDTIYTQNKGLCEDLTEGKFSFPIIHAIRSDPNNLVLINILKQKTNDDEVKRYAVQYMENCGSFSYTRRVLRGLTKKAMTLADEIDVRDGAQQGKGESVKLILEKLRVDNGKHSRGSASA; encoded by the coding sequence ATGCCCATGACAGCGGGCCTGGGGGGTCTGCGTGCCACGACTCCCACCTACAACACCACCCCCAGCGCCTCGAGCACCGACATACCCAACGGCACCACCCCGACCAAGAAGTACAGCCTCTTCCCCTCCGTTGCACTGCGCGAGAGTCCGCCCTTCACCACACCTCCGGCCGCAAACAAGACCCGCTCGGATTCATTGTCGCGCGCCGATGGACGCTCCAGCCGCTTTGTCGAACAGATgaactccacctccaccttccTCTCGCTCGAAAGTCCTTCTCCACCTTCGTCCTCCCACGCCATAAACCCTGCGACTATCCCCACGCGAACGAGCTCTAACCGAGCAGCCTCCAACGGCAACCACTCCAACGACCGCGAGCGTAAACTATCCAAGAAACACCGCAGCCAATACAGTCTGGGGTCAGTGCCCGAGAGCAGGCGCTACCCCGAAGTCGACGAGCGTGTGTGGATGTCGCAAGGACGAAATTATGGCCACAAGGCGGGCACCAGTACGGCGTCGCGGGACTTCTCGCGAGACAATCAGTCGCCGCCTACAGTCATTGGTGCCGACCTGATcgatggcagcggcagcagctggagccaagagaaggagaacatCCTCAAAGGGCCATATGCCTACCTCGAATCGCACCCAGGCAAGGACATTCGGTCACAGCTCATCAGTGCCTTCAACGAGTGGCTGCAGGTTCCTGCGTCCTCGCTTGCGGTGATCACTCGAGCAGTGGCCCTGCTGCATACCGCATCACTTCTGATCGATGATGTCGAGGACAATTCGCAGCTGCGGAGGGGCATTCCCGTTGCCCATTCGATCTTTGGAACTGCACAAACGATCAACAGCGCCAACTACGTTTACTTTTGTGCCCTGCAAGAGCTGATGACACTCAACAACCCCCTCGTCATTCAAATCTACACAGGAGAACTCCTAAACCTCCATCGTGGCCAAGGCATGGACCTCTTCTGGCGCGACACCCTGACATGTCCCACCGAAGACGACTACCTCGAGATGGTCGGCAACAAAACCGGAGGCTTATTCCGACTAGCCATCAAGCTGATGTGCGCCGAAAGTCCTTCACACAACTACAATCCCAACCCCGACCTCCCCCATCAGCCAGCAGATTACGTTCCCCTGGTCAACACAATCGGCCTTCTCTTCCAAATCCTAGACGACTACCGCAACCTCTCAGATACCATTTACACCCAAAACAAAGGCCTTTGCGAAGATCTCACTGAAGGGAAATTCTCCTTTCCCATCATCCACGCGATCCGATCCGATCCCAATAATTTAGTTTTGATCAATATTCTGAAACAAAAGAcgaatgatgatgaggtgAAGAGGTATGCGGTGCAGTATATGGAGAACTGTGGCAGTTTTTCGTATACTCGGCGAGTTCTAAGGGGTTTGACGAAGAAAGCTATGACGTTGGCGGATGAGATTGATGTGAGGGATGGGGCGCAGCAGGGGAAAGGGGAGTCTGTGAAGCTGATTCTGGAAAAGTTGAGAGTGGATAATGGGAAGCATTCGAGGGGGAGTGCTAGTGCTTGA
- a CDS encoding uncharacterized protein (antiSMASH:Cluster_3~BUSCO:EOG09262GNE): MDYLIRYRQMHETFRQPETEALAELNGFTIDWISYSNDSPFAIVRFPDNIDPLIAAQALTSRSILIWSVHELWGDGKDYSSLHTDIRTRTSHLWSSYRTPSFRFVCDSHRHSRPTSEQRATFEALDYLDFQGPIRMKDPDHLFTIFEDYDLHQKVPKRVCFGRMLAESNGKAVIKYNLKKRKYIATTSMDAELSLITANIALCRPGTLAYDPFMGTGSFPLAAAHFGSTVFGSDFDGRSIRGKKGRNVAGNFEQYGTSAHYLDGFAADLTHTPLRKQRVLNAIICDPPYGVREGLKVLGSTRDYLQQEVVLRDGTLAHLREDYIPPRKPYSFLRMLDDILDFSSEMLVDGGRLSMWMPVAGSSEEEVNEAGAQIDAPVEEYATPQHPSLQLVSQCRQDFNKWSRRLLTYKRFEDASVDAQAAAAYQMQRLKIQAADADGTADDLNGFRRKYFQGFREPVKT, encoded by the exons ATGGACTACCTCATCCGCTACAGACAGATGCATGAAACCTTTCGACAGCCGGAGACAGAGGCACTGGCAGAGCTCAACGGTTTCACCATAGATTGGATCTCGTACTCAAACGAC TCTCCATTCGCGATTGTCCGTTTTCCAGACAACATCGACCCGTTGATTGCAGCTCAAGCACTTACATCCCGCTCAATACTTATCTGGAGTGTGCACGAACTATGGGGCGATGGCAAAGACTACTCGTCACTTCACACTGATATTCGAACAAGAACCTCGCATCTATGGTCTTCATATCGAACACCTTCTTTCCGTTTTGTTTGTGATAGCCACCGCCACAGTCGTCCGACGTCCGAACAACGAGCCACTTTTGAGGCCCTCGATTACCTAGACTTCCAAGGCCCCATCAGGATGAAAGATCCTGACCACCTGTTCACGATCTTCGAGGATTACGATTTGCACCAAAAGGTTCCCAAGCGTGTCTGCTTTGGCAGAATGCTTGCCGAGAGCAATGGCAAAGCGGTCATCAAATACAATCTCAAAAAGCGGAAGTATATTGCAACTACATCCATGGATGCGGAATTGTCCCTTATTACTGCTAACATTGCTCTCTGCCGTCCCGGAACTCTCGCATATGATCCGTTCATGGGCACAGGCTCTTTTCCTCTGGCAGCGGCACATTTCGGCTCGACTGTTTTCGGTTCTGATTTTGACGGGAGAAGTATTCGAGGGAAGAAAGGCCGGAATGTTGCAGGCAACTTTGAGCAATATGGTACTTCTGCCCACTATCTCGATGGTTTTGCAGCGGATCTAACGCACACGCCTTTGCGGAAGCAAAGAGTGCTGAATGCAATCATTTGCGATCCTCCATATGGTGTGAGAGAAGGACTGAAAGTGCTGGGTTCGACACGGGACTACCTCCAGCAGGAAGTCGTTCTCCGGGATGGCACTTTGGCACATCTCAGAGAGGATTACATCCCCCCAAGAAAACCTTACAGCTTTCTGAGGATGCTCGATGACATCCTAGATTTCAGTAGCGAGATGTTGGTCGATGGCGGCAGACTCAGCATGTGGATGCCTGTTGCCGGgtccagcgaagaagaagtcaacGAAGCTGGAGCTCAAATCGACGCCCCGGTGGAAGAGTACGCAACGCCGCAACACCCTTCGCTCCAGCTTGTGAGCCAATGCAGACAAGACTTCAACAAGT GGTCACGACGTTTGCTTACCTATAAACGGTTCGAGGATGCGAGTGTCGACGCTCAAGCCGCAGCCGCGTACCAAATGCAGAGACTGAAAATACAAGCGGCCGATGCTGATGGCACGGCTGACGACCTCAATGGTTTCCGGAGAAAG TACTTCCAAGGCTTTCGAGAACCCGTCAAGACATGA